The DNA segment CATTCTCTCTCAACTCATTGGCTTAATACAGGTTACAGATTTCCATGTGTTAGTTCCTCTGTTAAAGCAGTTGATCAGGcaaagtgatttaaaaagaggaaaataatcaCAGGCTGGGAAGCCTTCAGGTCATGTCAGAGATGACTCTGAATATACCCTAGGCTTCACAATTGCTGTGGTAAGACTCTTGGTTGAAAGCTAGCTGTTTGACTTCTCTTCATGCAGGACCTCTGGAAAAAGGACAGGTGAAAAATGAAGCTTTACGTGAATTGAGAGTTGAGCTTAGCAAGAAACACAAGGCACGGGAACTGGATGGATTTGGCCTTTATCTGTAGGTGTCTGCACGTATTTCTAATATATTTGTGTGCATTTGCGTGGATATGCAGAGTTTCATGATTAACTTGATAACTTTCCCTACAGATATGGGGTTGTGCTGCGGAAGCTGGACCTGGTGAAAGAAGCAATAGATGTGTTCGTGGAAGCTGCTCATGTCTTACCTTTGCACTGGGGAGCCTGGCTGGAACTTTGCAACTTGATTACAGATAAAGAGATGGTAAAACTTGGGAGATTGCAGAGTTTAACCTGATTCAGTAACAAAAGATTGAGGTGCCACAAGACTGATGTCGCCTACTGCCTTATTCTGTGAGACTTTATCAGGCAAGCCAATCCAGGATTGTAAATTATGTGGTTAAAGCCTCTTCTTCCATTGCTTGCCATGCTGTAGCTTTAGCATCTTTATACAGGCAGGACCAATTTCTTATCATTCACTCACAAAGTGGTTTAAGAAATGGCTAATTCGTATATTCTGAAGTAGTTGTTAGCAGGGTTATTGCCTTGTCATGTGAAGGAGTTACACAGTCATTGAGGACTTTTGGTGGCCTGAAAGGATATGTAGAatcactgcttttaaaacagtaatgtAGGTGTTCCCTTTGTCAAATATGAAGCCACACATAATTCTTTGACACAGTTCATCTCCTGAACTTagatacaaaaccaaaagagattatttttctttatgcaagGGATTTTATGAGACCACTCCTGAAATTCTTCAGTCGGGTCTGACTGgtggaatatttaaaaaactagAGGTGGCACAGAAGAGAGACTTACtgatttgtggaaaaaaaatcgCATTTTTGATGAGATTATTTGGAGTCTGTTCACTTTGAACATCAGTATTTTACCACTCTTTTTGATGAGCTAacataagaagaaaatacagtcttttgAAGGACTTCAGAGTTTAATGGAGAATTAAGGCCAGTGGCTGAAACGGAAGCCAGGTGCTGTCAGATTTGAAGACAGTTGCTTTGATGATTGACCAAGTGAAATGGTTTCAATTCTGCAGTTTCAGCCATTGTGGGAATAGATTGGGAGCAAGTAAACAGAATTATGAGGTCCATGTTGTACTGCTTTTTAGGCTGGATGTCTTAATGctccttttcctgtttcaaTATTCTCAATTTGTAGGCATTATTTAGTTTCTCCTGTGGAAGAACCTGATGTTAATTCTTGGTCCTCATACTGATCTTTTGTAGctggtgttgtggtttaagaAAGCGATTGCAGAAAATCCTTCTACCTCAAGACCGTGGGAGGGAAGCTAATGGATTATTTGCCAGAGGTGGCTCTTAGAATACTGATTGtcatctcttcctcctcttctttggTTCTTGCTAGTTGAAGTTCCTGTCCTTGCCGGATACATGGATGAAAGAGTTCTTTCTTGCACACATTTATACAGAGCTGCAGCTGATAgaggaggctctgcagaagtATCAGAGTCTCATTGACGCAGGATTTTCCAAAAGCACTTACATCATCTCTCAGATTGCAGTTGCCTACCACAATATCAGAGGTCAGTGACACTTCCTAACTAGTAGGAATGAGCAGTGCAAACTCTTAATGCAAACTTGGCATTTATAGTTCTTGTTCTCCTGTCTGCTGTTCTTTCTTCAGATATTGACAAAGCTTTATCCATCTTTAATGAGCTAAGGAAACAAGATCCTTACAGGATAGAAAACATGGACACTTTCTCCAACTTGCTGTATGTAAGGGTAAGCACTCTTTTCTGTTGCCTGTCCATAATGACGGTATTTATCAGAGGTAATGTTAAACACTAGCAAAGCAGCTGGTGCTGTCTAGCCTCTCTGGATATAGGCGTTCAGCTTCTGCATTCTGCTTCACAGCTCCATGAAACAGATGCAACGTATGCATTGCTGACTGCCAGGGTTTTCTTTGAAACGGTAACATGCTCCTTTTCTcatcacttttatttctttgtttcactAGAGCATGAAGCCTGAGTTGAGCTACCTGGCTCACAATCTCTGTGAAATAGACAAGTATCGTGTTGAGACCTGCTGTGTAATTGGTGAGAGCCAGCTCTTCTACATACTCTTACTATGCTGTCTGCAGGCTGTGGGAGGAAATCTTGGGAATGCTTGTGACAGTGACCAGCTAGCAAGGCTATCAAAACTGCTTGGTGAATGTGAATGCAGGTGGCCTGAAAGGCAGACCATATGAGAGTACTCATTTCTCTCTGAAAGAGCTGCTGTGATACTATCACTGCAAAAAGGAGTTGAAGAAATGATTATGAAGAGCCATGTAGCTGATAATCCCTTTATACCAACAATGGTATATTGCTGGTGTATAGAACACCAATGGAAATAATTGTGTGTCATAaccaggaaattaatttattagaTCATGATACAAGTTTTAGGGCCAAAGGGGTGGGGTCTTAATTGATTGGTACAACTGAAAAAGGATTGACCAGAACACTGAGAACAGACTGCTATTAGGTCTCTTGAGGTTTGAATTGGAGCTGCCTTTAATAGGACTTTTCTTATAATTTAAGTTAGGAGGTAGTAGATAATACTTCCTCTacctcttttctgtttctctgctggtttgttgttgtttgtgggttttttttaatttatttaaatattgcGACTTTTGCTTTAGGGAATTATTATAGCTTGCGTTCCCAGCATGAAAAAGCAGCACTCTATTTCCAGAGGGCCTTGAAACTGAATCCTCGTTATTTGGGAGCCTGGACACTCATGGGACATGAGTATATGGAAATGAAGAACACATCTGCAGCTATCCAGGCTTACAGGTATCACTCGTGTACTGCACAAAATGGTGTTTGAGTCTGCATGCATAAGGGTTGAAGGAGTATCCTCTATTTTTTGTTACTCTTTTGTTGAACTCTGTCTTGGTTTTGATCCTGACGGCTTTCTGTCTATTtaatcttctttcctttgacaGACATGCAATAGAGGTGAACAAAAGGGACTACAGAGCGTGGTATGGCTTGGGGCAAACCTATGAAATCCTCAAAATGCCATTTTACTGTCTCTATTACTATCGACGGGCCCACCAGCTCAGGTAGAGTTGAGAGCTGTGTTTATTGGTGTTCAGTCTGATGTGGTTGCTACTAGCTAAGGAATTTACATGCAGGAACTAAGTTGGGGAAGGGAGAGCATCAGTGCTATGTGACTTGTACAGTGTCTCTCTTCCAGATCCTTTTAGTTGTATTAGTTAACTATTAACAAGAGCTTTGTCAGTTAAATGCTGAGGAACACTGATCAGGACTATAAGTGATCTTTTATGTAAGAGAGAATGATAGACGCTGCCAggtgtagattttttttttatcttccccctctgccccccaccttcctccctATTTTTTTTACCCCACCCTGAGATCAGCTGGCTGTCCATTAAACTACATTTAGGAATTGTTCTTTTACAGACCAAATGATTCTCGTATGCTGGTTGCTCTAGGAGAATGCTATGAGAAACTCAATCAGTTGGTGGAAGCTAAAAAGGTAGGTGAGACCTGATGTGCAGAATGGGACATTGGGATGTCTCCCTGGGCACTGGGTGGAGTTGCAGCAAAATTGTGTAGCTAGCACTACTGGAAGTGCATATGGCATGTTGTTAGGAGCTAACTGAAACCATTTCTGTGATTATTACAATTGTGAAAGTTCTGCTGCCATGTAATTAGAGCAGCTGACAAAGAGTAGTCTGCAGATGATACGTGCCCCTTTGCTAGAAAGCCttgtagttttctgtttctgacttGCTTGCATGAGTCATGAGCTGGCGTTGTTTCTGTGGTGTACTTGACTGACTTTTCTTCCTTGACAGTGCTATTGGAGAGCTTATGCAGTGGGAGATGTGGAGAAAATGGCACTGGTGAAACTAGCAAAGTGAGTATGTATTACCACTGAACAGTAAATGTTGTGTTGAATGCAACTAGCACTGTAATACCTAATGATAAAATACTAAATGTAGAACAAGTGGAATTGCTGTTAGGTAGTATTACTTTTGGAGCTGTGTAATAACTGGTATCTTTAGGTCTGTAGTGACTGCAAATTCTCGTGTCCAGTTTTAGCTTTAGGTTTCCCTCAGGACAACTAGAGGGGAATCATACCATAATGTGAGTTGCACAGGACCTCTGAATCCAGAGGTGATTTGAGCAGGCAGTGCTAGCAATTATGTTTATTGTATTGAAACTCAGAGAAATCCATGATGAAGGATGTTGTACAAAATTGTAGATTggtttattacttttttaaatttttttttctgcttccccccTCCCAGTATATAGATTATGACACTGGGAAAGGGTCTAATGTGAAGTAACTGTGAACACTGTCACATCAGCACTAATTTTGGCGGGGATAAAGTAATTTAAAGTGGAATAAGTGAAGTGGAAGGAAAAGGGCAAGTCAAAGGTGAAGCTGCTGTACAAAGACTTTTGGGATGTAGCGGAAGAACAAGGAGCACTGGAGGAAATAGCCAGTAAATAGGATGGCAAAGGTCtgttaaaagctttaaaatgtaacagaatAAGCAAAGGTCCCTGCTTTGGTTGTCATGGCTTCTAGCAGTTAGTATCTGACTGGCTCCCTTCCTGGTCTTTCCATGAGGGGCAGTACATGGTGCATGTCTTGcaaattctgaaggaaaagaccTGGCTTTAGTCTGGGTTAGGCCGAGTAGGTACTTTCTCGTAGACCCAGAAGGTCTTCAACAGTGTAGTCTTGTTCCAGtggcatttttctgcttttctaggCTGCACGAACAGCTGAATGAATCTGAACAGGCAGCTCAGTGCTATATCAAATACATCCAGGATATCTATTCCTGTGGGGTAAGATGAATCTCGGGAATAAAAGGAGAAGTAAGCATGGTGTAGAATGATCTTGG comes from the Falco peregrinus isolate bFalPer1 chromosome 8, bFalPer1.pri, whole genome shotgun sequence genome and includes:
- the CDC23 gene encoding cell division cycle protein 23 homolog: MAAAAGLGGGSDFSDLREIKKQLLSVAERSRERGLQHSGKWASELAFALDPLPLSELPPPPALTEEDARDLDAYTLAKSYFDLKEYDRAAYFLRGCKSQKAYFLYMYSRYLSGEKKKDDETVDSLGPLEKGQVKNEALRELRVELSKKHKARELDGFGLYLYGVVLRKLDLVKEAIDVFVEAAHVLPLHWGAWLELCNLITDKEMLKFLSLPDTWMKEFFLAHIYTELQLIEEALQKYQSLIDAGFSKSTYIISQIAVAYHNIRDIDKALSIFNELRKQDPYRIENMDTFSNLLYVRSMKPELSYLAHNLCEIDKYRVETCCVIGNYYSLRSQHEKAALYFQRALKLNPRYLGAWTLMGHEYMEMKNTSAAIQAYRHAIEVNKRDYRAWYGLGQTYEILKMPFYCLYYYRRAHQLRPNDSRMLVALGECYEKLNQLVEAKKCYWRAYAVGDVEKMALVKLAKLHEQLNESEQAAQCYIKYIQDIYSCGEIVEHLEVSTAFRYLAQYYFKCKLWDEASACAQKCCTFNDTREEGKALLRQILQLRNQGETSSTDIAAPFFLPASLSANNTPTRRVSPLNLSSVTP